The Desulfobulbaceae bacterium genome segment GCTGAACAGTTACGGTTCTGGGCTTCGGCACCTTTCTGGGTCAGAAGGTGGATAGTTACATTATGCTTACTTCTGTTATTGGGAGTGTCTGCTTTGAGTCGATTTTCCCTACATTATCTGCATATCGACTGACTGTGCGTGGAGGGCTGCGCCGATTGCCCCGGTCATTTCCGGGTGTTCGGGAATGATAACCTTGATCCCGAGGTTGTCCTGGAGCAAGGCGACGATGGCGGGGTTGTTGGCTACCCCACCGGTAAAGACTAAGCACGAGTCCTCGCTGGTGTGCCGGATCATTGATGAGAGACGATTGACCACTGCCAGGTGCAAGGCCCTGGCAATATCAGAGGCCGGCACACCATGATTCTTGAGCGAGATCACCTCTGATTCAGCAAAGACAGTGCACATGCTGTTGATCGGGGCTTGGTGGCAGGAGGAGAGCGCCTTTTGTCCGAAATCGTCCAGAGAAAAGCCTAAAGTTGCAGCCATGATCTCCAGAAAGCGGCCGGTGCCGGCGGCGCATTTGTCGTTCATCTAGAAGTTGATTACTTTGCCCTCGCGGTTGAGCCGGATGACCTTGCAATCCTGTCCGCCAACGTCGAGGATGGTTGTGGCCTCGGGAAAAAAGTAGCGAGCGCCCAGTGAGTGGGCCTTGATCTCAGTAATGATCCCATCGGCAAAAATCTTGTGAGCCAGGTGGCGGCCATAGCCGGTGGCCGTCACCTGACGCGGAGAGTATTTTCTGATCATCTCCTCCGCCTGTTGGTGGGGATTGAAGCCGCTTTCCACCATTTGGGTTTCAGCGAGGCGGGAGCCTTTAAATGCGGCCATTTTTAGGGCTCGAGACCCCATATCTACTCCGATATGCATCTGCTATCCCCTGACTTGTTCGAGGAATGCTTCAATCCTGGTTTGTAGTTGGCCGATGTCGTCTTGTGAGTAGTCAGACTCGATTGAGAGATAGGGAATCCCCTCTTTTTCGCAGGCCTCCCGGATCTTTATCTCTTCGATATTGTAGGTATGGCAGAACTGCAGCGAGTAGTGAATGATACCCTGGGCAGAGGATATGCGGTAGTCCTTCAGGACCTTGTCGACACGCTCATCGTTGGGCGTAAAGCAGGAGCAGTCGATTCGCATGTAACGGTCGGTAAGGTCAGAAAGCTGAGTCTCCATGTCCCTGCTTGATTCGTTGATCAGGTCTTTGAAGTAGCGGGTGCCGATGCATGATTCTTCATTGATGATAACAGCGCCTGCGCCTTCTACCAGGGTGTGAATTTTCCAGTTGGGCAGCGCCATGGGTGTTCCTGAAACCATCACCCGGAGGGCACTCTTGGGTGCTGCGCCAACATCGTTCAGGACCCGGATTTCAAGTTCATCGCAGAGCGTGTTGAGATTGCTGGCGAAACGGGCGGGGTCGTCGTAGAAGGCGATCTGTTCGATGAGCAGGGAGTCAAGGCCGCTGATGGGGGCAGGGGTGGCTGCCCGCAGGCGCGTGAGGCGTTGCAGGGCGCGGCGTTTGTCATTAATGGTGACAATGGCTCCGGCCAGTTGTTCCGGGCTGATCGATGCGCCACTCACTTCCTCGACCTTGGTTTTGAAATCCTTGACCTCTTCCAGCCACAGGGTTCGATCTCGTTCTTTTTTCATCTGGGGGATCTCCATGACGTAGGTGGGGACCAGCCGGTCGAGGATCTCCCAGGTTTTTTTCTTGGCGTCGCAGGTCGTTTCGCCATAGACAAAATCAACAGCCTGAAAGTAAGGACAAATTCTTCCTGCCTTAAAACCAAAGGCCGATTTGACCATGGGACAGATGTTGCGGGGAAGGATTTTTTCCGCATCAGGAATCGATCCTGGTGAGCCGCCGCAGAGCCCCACGCAGATACCGCCTGCCGCCAAGACGATCTCTTCAGGAATGTAGACGCAGAAGGTGCCGACAACAGGTCGGCCTTCTTTTTTAGCGTCAACCAGTTCCTGGACTCTCGATCCAAAGAGTTCAGCAATCATAGTGTCGAAGTAATCCATACGTTCTGGGCGGTTTTCTTGGGAGAGGAAAATCTTGCTATAGGCGGCCCCCAGCATTTGTCTGGATTTGTCGAATCGTGGCACGTCAATATCAAGCGCCTGCCAGAGTTCCGGGTATGCCTTTACTTCAAAATTGCTCACTGTATGTTCTCCATGTATTGTTTGTGGGGTCTGTTTCCGGCGCTATAATGCCAAGGACTTTCTTTGGAGTCCAATCGGTAATTTTGATCCAATGACGTAAGGAGTGGGGGAAATGGCGATACTTGACAGGGCAAAAGTCTCTTTTTGCCACTCCGTCCTCAATGATATGCTATAGTTAGCAGTATGGGTTTGAGCTTGTGCTGGCCAAAGAAACAGATGCAAATTGCGCGGTCTTTCTTTGGTAGTCAATATGTGGCACACTCGAGAGTATTGTCGAGGGTGTGGGGTATTAAGTGGCGTAATATTTGCAAATAATTCTTAATTAGTGGTGCTGTTTTACAGTGTGGAAATCTTAGTGACGCGGAAAATACCAATTTACCATAACGCATCCCGGTTTTGGCCATCTTTGGTCGCGACTCAATCACAAAATCCTTGACGTAGCACTGCTACGCCTGCGGTTTTGTTCAATCGGCGCAACCAAATCTGACCCAGATCCGGGCGTGATCCAGGTAAATTGGTATTTTCCGAGTCCCTTAATCCAAAACAATTAGGTGATTGTATGCGGACAACGACTTCTTTTGCCATGGCCAAGAGTGATGGACATTCGACAGCGCGAGTCAATTATGTCGCGATTAATCAATATTTGACCGAGATCAATCGGTTCCGGCTGCTTACCGCTGAGGAGACTGACAGGCTGGCCGTACTGGCCTGTGGCGGAGTTGATTCATCGGCTGGCAGTCAGCTGGTCTTGGGGAATCTTCGTCTGGTCGTTCGGATTGTAATGGATTTCCAGAAGTACTGGATGGATAATTTCTTAGATTTAATCCAAGAGGGCAATATTGGTTTGATTAGGGCGGTAGGGAAATTTGATCCCAGGCATGGGGTGAAATTTCCATCGTATGCCGGATACTGGATTAAAGCTTATGTCCTGAAATTTATCATGGATAACTGTCGGCTGGTCAAGATTGGCACTACCCAGGCTCAGCGAAAACTTTTTTATCGTTTAAATAAGGAGAGAATGATTCTGGAATCTCAAGGGGGCGAGGCCAGCACTGCAGCCTTGTCGCAACGCTTGCAAGTTAAGGGGCGGGATGTGGAGGATATGGGGCAACGGCTTGATAATTCTGAAATTTCTCTCGAAGCACCGATCGGACCAGATGGGGGAATGCAGAAGTTTTTTTTGCCTGCATCAGGTCCTGGTGTGGAGGAAGAGGTTGCTGATCGTGAGTTTATCGACTGGTTCCGCAGTGAAATAAACACCTTCAAGGATACCTTAAGTCTGCGGGAGCAAGTGATTCTTTGTGAACGGCTCCTTGCCGAAGAGCCGCGTACCTTGGTGAATATTGCCGAACAGTTCGGGATGTCGAGAGAGAGAATCCGGCAGATTGAAAGTAAGTTGATGGAAAAATTACGGGTTTTGCTTGAAAAAGAACCGGCCTGTTGCAAGGCTGCGTAATTCGAAATCCCAAAGTCTGATTGGCGCTGGATTATTAGGTTCTGGTTCTCTAACTCAGTTTGAAACTATTGCATGAAAGTCCCCCTGCTCAACCAGAGCCGTTACGTTGCCATTTCCCCTTGCCGTTTTGATTGCGCAACTCCACTTTTTTTATCGTATATAAAATCTGAGAATTAGTTTCTGATGCCTTGATCTGCTGGCGTAGTTCAAGGCATGGTTTAATTGTCATGTCCTTGGCGAAGCTAATGTCGACCTCTCCTCTTCCCGGGA includes the following:
- a CDS encoding 2-hydroxyacyl-CoA dehydratase, with product MLGAAYSKIFLSQENRPERMDYFDTMIAELFGSRVQELVDAKKEGRPVVGTFCVYIPEEIVLAAGGICVGLCGGSPGSIPDAEKILPRNICPMVKSAFGFKAGRICPYFQAVDFVYGETTCDAKKKTWEILDRLVPTYVMEIPQMKKERDRTLWLEEVKDFKTKVEEVSGASISPEQLAGAIVTINDKRRALQRLTRLRAATPAPISGLDSLLIEQIAFYDDPARFASNLNTLCDELEIRVLNDVGAAPKSALRVMVSGTPMALPNWKIHTLVEGAGAVIINEESCIGTRYFKDLINESSRDMETQLSDLTDRYMRIDCSCFTPNDERVDKVLKDYRISSAQGIIHYSLQFCHTYNIEEIKIREACEKEGIPYLSIESDYSQDDIGQLQTRIEAFLEQVRG
- a CDS encoding sigma-70 family RNA polymerase sigma factor yields the protein MRTTTSFAMAKSDGHSTARVNYVAINQYLTEINRFRLLTAEETDRLAVLACGGVDSSAGSQLVLGNLRLVVRIVMDFQKYWMDNFLDLIQEGNIGLIRAVGKFDPRHGVKFPSYAGYWIKAYVLKFIMDNCRLVKIGTTQAQRKLFYRLNKERMILESQGGEASTAALSQRLQVKGRDVEDMGQRLDNSEISLEAPIGPDGGMQKFFLPASGPGVEEEVADREFIDWFRSEINTFKDTLSLREQVILCERLLAEEPRTLVNIAEQFGMSRERIRQIESKLMEKLRVLLEKEPACCKAA